The following proteins are encoded in a genomic region of Debaryomyces hansenii CBS767 chromosome G complete sequence:
- a CDS encoding DEHA2G04070p (similar to uniprot|Q92317 Saccharomyces cerevisiae YDR397c YNC2 Beta subunit of the NC2 dimeric histone-fold complex) produces MVTNINMSDYPSSSGEDLSLPKATAQKIIGEILPKDIAISKEAREAITECSIEFIMILSTQSNDIAEKEAKKTIASDHVVKALEELGFHNYLEIINRILDEHKELLKGKEKKNNKFQNSGLTEEELLKQQEELFKKSRDRLHSTSEVKNES; encoded by the coding sequence atggTAACAAACATCAATATGTCGGATTATCCAAGCAGTAGCGGAGAAGATTTATCCCTCCCAAAGGCCACGGCTCAGAAAATCATAGGGGAAATATTACCTAAAGATATTGCAATTTCCAAAGAAGCCAGGGAAGCCATAACAGAATGCAGTATAGAatttataatgattttgtCTACGCAGCTGAATGATATAGCGGAAAAAGAAGCTAAGAAAACCATAGCATCGGATCACGTTGTGAAAGCATTGGAGGAATTGGGTTTCCACAACTACCTCGAGATTATTAACAGAATCTTGGATGAACATAAAGAGCTTTTGAAGggaaaagaaaagaagaacaacaaGTTCCAAAACTCGGGATTGACCGAAGAGGAATTGTTAAAGCAACAAGAggaattattcaagaaatcgAGAGACCGGTTACACAGCACTAGTGAGGTGAAAAACGAGTCCTAA
- a CDS encoding U3 small nucleolar RNA-associated protein 5 (similar to uniprot|Q04177 Saccharomyces cerevisiae YDR398w UTP5 Nucleolar protein), with amino-acid sequence MASTGPLINAKFDPTNTYLASGVIALDTHQVRVQSINPSQSSLNSSFSLDKSSRLTALSWISYNENQLIAIGLSKGSILVYSPLTNEIISELVTPTNLSIQDFHYSKLTQSGWSCDIGGNIHEWDLTNFKLLQSFAINDLLESSENISRISTVLYEEKAHLLLGSHSVYLIEIEGRQILKTFPAHVQPIETIYPIPNNNDLFLTSAVDDRFINLYSISKQNTKAVFVAQASILDMTLGIKNENSSVLVMLTENGSLEVFNNPLSSDAPVSANIHSKKKRRQQLSTVQSRSSNATVKLARPKDEIKSGVDMGLSITAVSVNDDSILLSWLENANLSYFESIKWLNESGEAILDNSVTIEKSKPDLKTTSHSDYGHDIAASKHYNEGNAIVTDGSNFKDLDNESDNEEQEEETLAEKLEKLSTDQKPKQANPNKRKLGSKNAPATLTIVLSQSLKSNDHSLLETVLSNRDPHIIQSTISRLDSSLAVVLLDRLAERITRQTSRFDQLNYWLKWIIIIHGGVLTSFPNLNIKLSNLHAILSKKADTLPRLLELQGRLNMLYQQNDLKKEILRDDFNDDSENEESDVEYVEELDDAELLQDGQDESDDAMDIINGQDDYLDSDIENESQDEGESESEVEDEKPRDVTKSVMDLENPEDEEAYSDIEIAVKNDDISEDDEEDK; translated from the coding sequence ATGGCATCGACAGGACCTTTAATAAATGCCAAATTTGATCCAACAAATACTTACTTAGCATCGGGGGTTATTGCATTAGATACGCATCAAGTAAGAGTACAATCTATAAATCCGTCACAATCGTCGTTGAATTCATCGTTCAGCTTAGACAAATCGTCAAGGTTAACGGCATTATCATGGATATCATACAACGAAAACCAGCTCATCGCCATAGGATTAAGTAAGGGATCGATCCTTGTATATTCTCCTTTAACCaatgaaataatatcaGAATTAGTTACTCCAACTAACTTATCTATCCAAGATTTCCACTATTCTAAATTAACTCAAAGTGGATGGTCTTGTGATATCGGTGGAAACATTCATGAATGGgatttaacaaattttaaGTTGTTACAAAGCTTTGCCATCAATGATTTGTTAGAATCATCTGAGAATATTTCTAGAATCTCGACCGTGCTTTACGAAGAAAAAGCTCATTTGTTGCTCGGTTCCCATTCAGTTTATCTTATAGAGATTGAAGGAAGACAAATCCTCAAAACCTTCCCTGCTCATGTTCAGCCAATAGAAACTATCTACCCAATcccaaataataatgatttattcCTTACTAGTGCTGTTGACGAcagattcattaatttatattcgATTTCCAAGCAGAATACCAAGGCAGTGTTTGTGGCTCAAGCGTCTATTTTAGATATGACCCTTGGAataaagaatgaaaattcaTCAGTTTTAGTAATGCTTACTGAAAATGGCTCTTTAGAAGTCTTCAATAACCCATTATCAAGCGATGCTCCGGTATCGGCAAATATTCATTccaaaaagaagagaagacAACAATTATCTACAGTTCAATCTCGTTCTTCAAATGCAACTGTTAAGTTGGCTAGACcaaaagatgaaattaaaagtGGCGTTGATATGGGTTTATCTATAACTGCAGTGTCCGTAAATGATGACTCTATTCTTTTATCATGGTTGGAAAATGCTAATTTGCTGTACTTTGAATCTATTAAATGGTTGAACGAATCGGGCGAAGCGATTTTAGATAACTCGGTTACTATTGAAAAGTCGAAACCAGATTTAAAGACTACGAGCCATTCTGATTATGGTCATGATATCGCAGCATCTAAACATTATAATGAAGGAAATGCAATTGTCACTGATGGCTCAAACTTCAAAGATTTGGACAATGAAAGTGACAACGAAGagcaagaagaagagacaTTAGcagaaaaattggaaaagtTGTCAACTGACCAAAAACCAAAGCAGGCTAATCCAAATAAAAGAAAGTTAGGTAGCAAAAACGCTCCTGCAACCTTGACTATCGTTCTTTCTCAATCTTTAAAGAGTAATGACCATTCATTGTTAGAAACTGTTTTAAGTAACCGTGACCCtcatattattcaaagtaCCATTAGTAGATTGGACTCATCATTAGCTGTCGTTCTATTAGACAGATTAGCTGAAAGAATTACGCGTCAAACTTCTAGATTTGACCAATTAAACTATTGGTTGAAATGGattataattattcatGGAGGTGTTTTGACATCATTCccaaatttgaatataaagTTATCAAACTTGCATGCAATCTTATCCAAAAAGGCAGATACATTACCTagattattggaattacAAGGAAGATTAAATATGTTATACCAGCAGaatgatttgaagaaagagattCTCAGGGACGATTTCAATGATGATTCTGAAAACGAGGAAAGTGACGTGGAATAtgtagaagaattagatgaTGCAGAATTACTTCAAGATGGTCAAGATGAAAGTGATGATGCAATGGATATCATAAATGGTCAAgatgattatttggattctgatattgaaaatgaaagcCAAGATGAAGGGGAAAGTGAAAGCGAAGTTGAAGACGAAAAACCAAGAGATGTAACGAAGTCTGTTATGGATTTAGAAAAtcctgaagatgaagaagcttATAGTGATATCGAAATTGCGGTTAAGAATGACGATATATCAgaagacgacgaagaagataaataa
- a CDS encoding DEHA2G04114p (similar to uniprot|Q04174 Saccharomyces cerevisiae YOR149c SMP3 protein kinase C pathway protein), with product MKNYDQYKEFFSSMSLSLDFNWRYVYLIAIGLKFVLALSNSYIHPDEHFQSFEVLTNKIFSFTTTTPWEFSSDTPARSFGPLYLFYAPLLYSIKLVGYELSPLQIWYMARLQNVLIGWVITDMCIYRLLPTKPERIKGLFYTSTSYITLVYQSHCFSNSIETWLVLICVLVINDLRFIQESNVPELQSQRQYQKLFWFGALVSIGIFNRITFPAFLALPSLYLMKYFRHNKMSAIFSLLGFMLPTIAIILLDTFEFNGSIDDILKHPLDFNSYVITPLNNLIYNSKVENLSNHGLHPYYTHLLVNLPQILGPGLFFMVSNFKNQYWKTTPFLAVISGVSVLSLIPHQELRFLIPIVPLVCCCFDLKNISSASKGERITKAPPMVSVLMNLWYLFNILLAVLMGVYHQGGIVPALDYFHSNIFQENSRQSVQIWWRTYSPPPWILGDKLDTLQVLTVTDDSPQFELDSSKSNYLIDAMGSDYTHVSKLIESFKDFSGSIYLIAPIASIRKHYDISMHQVWNYTHHLDLDHIDFSDFQSLKPGLGIYELL from the coding sequence atgaaaaattatgaCCAGTATAAAGAATTCTTTAGTAGCATGTCGTTGAGTCTTGATTTTAATTGGAGATATGTATACTTAATAGCAATTGGGTTAAAATTTGTACTTGCGTTATCCAATTCTTATATTCATCCCGATGAACATTTCCAAAGCTTTGAAGTTTtaactaataaaattttcagcTTCACTACAACTACACCATGGGAATTTTCATCTGATACACCAGCAAGAAGTTTCGGACCGTTATATTTGTTCTACGCCCCATtgttatattcaattaaattggTAGGATATGAGCTAAGTCCGTTGCAAATATGGTATATGGCTAGATTGCAGAATGTTCTAATTGGATGGGTGATTACAGATATGTGCATCTATAGATTATTGCCTACAAAACCAGAAAGAATAAAGGGGTTATTTTATACGCTGACATCCTACATTACATTAGTATATCAATCTCATTGCTTCTCCAATAGTATTGAAACCTGGTTGGTGTTGATTTGTGTATTGgttatcaatgatttacGGTTCATTCAAGAGCTGAATGTGCCAGAATTGCAAAGCCAAcgtcaatatcaaaaattattctgGTTTGGGGCTCTCGTATCCATTGGTATATTCAATAGGATTACGTTTCCGGCATTCTTAGCTCTCCCATCGCTTTACTTAATGAAGTACTTCAGGCACAATAAGATGAGTGCCATATTCTCTTTATTAGGATTTATGCTTCCAACCATAGCCATTATTTTGCTTGACACGTTTGAGTTTAATGGTTCCATAGATGACATTTTAAAGCACCCACTTGATTTCAACAGTTACGTGATAACTCCATTGAACAACcttatttataattcaaaagTAGagaatttatcaaatcatGGGCTCCATCCTTATTACACCCATCTACTAGTCAATTTACCGCAGATTTTGGGTCCTGGTTTATTCTTCATGGTTTCTAATTTTAAAAACCAGTATTGGAAAACTACACCATTTTTAGCTGTTATAAGTGGTGTATCTGTATTGTCGCTTATTCCTCATCAAGAATTGAGATTCTTAATACCAATCGTACCACTAGTGTGCTGTTGTTTTgacttgaagaatatttcgTCTGCATCCAAGGGAGAAAGAATTACCAAGGCACCTCCCATGGTCTCTGtcttgatgaatttatggtaccttttcaatattttattagcAGTATTAATGGGGGTGTATCATCAAGGAGGTATAGTTCCAGCATTGGATTACTTTCATAGTAACATATTTCAGGAAAATTCTAGACAGTCAGTCCAGATTTGGTGGAGAACTTACTCGCCACCACCATGGATTCTTGGTGACAAGCTAGATACGCTCCAGGTTTTAACAGTAACCGATGATTCTCCACAATTTGAATtagattcttcaaaatccaattatttaatagatGCGATGGGCAGCGACTATACACATGTTTCAAAGTTAATCGAGAgtttcaaagatttcagTGGatctatttatttgattgcTCCTATTGCTTCTATCCGCAAGCACTATGATATTAGTATGCATCAAGTATGGAATTATACTCATCATTTGGATTTAGATCACATTGATTTTTCAGATTTCCAAAGTTTGAAGCCTGGGTTAGGAATCtatgaattattatga
- a CDS encoding DEHA2G04136p (highly similar to uniprot|P33298 Saccharomyces cerevisiae YDR394w YTA2 26S proteasome regulatory subunit) yields the protein MEELGIYESNGKQVHIPINNKGNIKPNHNEENSDVYLKLKKLEKELDLLMLQEDYIKDEQRHLKRELVRAQEEVKRIKSVPLVIGQFLEPIDENTGIVSSTTGSNYVVRILSTLDRELLKPSSSVALHRHSNALVDTLPPEADSSISIVGDEQKPDVTYADVGGLDMQKQEIREAVELPLTQGDLYSQIGIDPPRGVLLYGPPGTGKTMLVKAVANSSTASFIRINGSEFVQKYLGEGPRMVRDVFRLARENSPAIIFIDEIDAIATKRFDAQTGADREVQRILLELLNQMDGFDQNSTVKVIMATNRHDTLDPALLRPGRLDRKIEFPSLKDRRERRLIFSTIASNMALAPEADLDSLIIRNDPLSGAVIAAIMQEAGLRAVRKNRYMILQSDLEEAYTSQVKSGTEHDKFDFYK from the coding sequence ATGGAAGAACTTGGTATCTATGAATCTAACGGTAAACAAGTACACATTCCAATAAACAATAAGGGTAATATCAAGCCTAACCATAATGAGGAGAATTCCGATGTAtatttgaagttgaagaaattagagAAGGAATTGGACTTGTTGATGTTACAGGAAGATTATATCAAAGATGAACAGCGTCACTTAAAAAGGGAGTTAGTGAGGGCACAAGAAGAGGTTAAGAGAATCAAGTCGGTTCCATTGGTGATTGGACAGTTTCTCGAGCCAATTGACGAGAATACGGGTATTGTTTCGTCGACTACTGGATCCAACTATGTAGTAAGGATATTGTCAACATTGGATCGAGAATTGTTGAAACCATCGTCATCAGTAGCATTACATCGTCATTCCAATGCGTTAGTCGACACTTTACCACCTGAAGCAGATTCGTCGATCTCTATTGTTGGAGACGAGCAAAAACCGGATGTCACGTATGCTGACGTTGGGGGGTTGGATATGCAGAAACAAGAAATCAGGGAAGCGGTTGAATTGCCGTTAACTCAGGGTGATTTGTATTCGCAGATCGGTATTGATCCTCCAAGAGGGGTTTTGTTGTACGGGCCACCAGGTACCGGTAAGACCATGTTGGTGAAGGCGGTAGCTAATTCATCCACTGCGTCTTTCATCAGAATTAATGGTTCCGAGTTCGTCCAGAAGTATTTGGGTGAAGGTCCAAGAATGGTGAGAGATGTTTTCAGATTGGCTAGAGAAAACTCTCCTGCTATCATTTTTatagatgaaattgatgcAATTGCAACTAAGAGATTCGACGCTCAGACGGGTGCTGATAGGGAAGTGCAAAGAATATTgttggaattattaaatcaaatggATGGTTTCGATCAAAATTCTACTGTTAAAGTTATAATGGCAACAAATAGACATGATACTTTAGATCCAGCGTTATTAAGACCTGGTAGATTAGATAGAAAGATTGAATTCCCATCATTAAAAGAtagaagagaaagaagattgaTCTTTTCTACTATAGCATCAAACATGGCTTTAGCTCCTGAGGCTGATTTAGACTCTTTGATTATAAGAAATGATCCTTTGTCTGGTGCTGTTATTGCTGCAATTATGCAAGAAGCTGGTTTAAGAGCTGTCAGAAAGAACAGATATATGATATTGCAAAGTGACTTGGAAGAAGCATACACATCTCAAGTCAAATCTGGAACTGAACATGACAAATTCGATTTCTACAAATGA
- a CDS encoding DEHA2G04158p (similar to uniprot|Q04172 Saccharomyces cerevisiae YDR393w SHE9P Mitochondrial inner membrane protein required for normal mitochondrial morphology): MNVSTYNIRPIYRSHRLIRSRSCFCILNPLAVRFYSSKNFSSSNNPIANSNEKSSHHDEKLREIIETTNFGSELRKKKEMHDKKLHEQKAYEKYEKEAEGKETPQEKGQEEDSVSNSDKSTPEEEVKANDGSIIASEISEDIQREIGNLPSQKETRRYQLSKKLEEYLDSLQDTIFTATRALNDVTGYSSIEQLKKSINDLEVQLKNEKDNVKKCKDLYSQAILRRSLSQREINELLTRKHNWSPDDLERFTTLYRNDHVNEQEESNTHNALNDAESKVDAIQLKLTQSILTRYHEEQIWSDKIRRASTWGTWILMGINLFLFILATFLVEPWKRKRLVGSFEDKVKQAIFEMSEVQEGKWDQMILQQKESAAQQSVSTLKSWWFNSDDDSEPNKSSVYPMILTPVDNSWQGLKTTIRSHYNALRSSTISTLQFEKYEFAWFATTITILGCALGSILTVYFK; the protein is encoded by the coding sequence ATGAATGTTTCAACTTATAACATAAGGCCTATTTATAGATCTCACAGGTTGATCAGAAGTCGACTGTGTTTTTGTATATTGAATCCATTGGCAGTAAGGTTTTATTcgctgaaaaatttctctAGTTCCAACAATCCAATTGCAAATTCGAACGAAAAGCTGTCACATCATGATGAGAAACTTAGAGAGATAATAGAGACAACTAACTTTGGATCTGAGCTACGTAAAAAGAAGGAAATGCATGACAAAAAGTTGCATGAACAAAAGGCCTACGAGAAATATGAGAAAGAGGCCGAAGGTAAGGAAACACCCCAAGAAAAAGGGCAAGAAGAGGACAGTGTAAGTAATAGCGACAAGTCGACCCCTGAAGAAGAGGTAAAGGCAAATGATGGTTCTATTATTGCATCAGAAATAAGTGAAGATATTCAGAGAGAAATCGGTAATTTACCATCGCAGAAAGAAACGAGACGATATCAACTTTCTAAAAAGCTAGAAGAGTACTTGGATTCGTTGCAAGACACAATATTCACAGCCACGAGGGCTCTTAATGATGTCACAGGCTACTCgtcaattgaacaattgaaaaaatcgaTCAATGACTTGGAGGTTCAACTAAAAAACGAAAAAGACAACGTTAAGAAATGTAAAGATCTTTACTCCCAGGCTATTTTGCGCCGTTCATTGCTGCAGCGAGAAATCAATGAGCTCCTTACCAGAAAGCATAACTGGTCCCCAGATGACCTAGAACGGTTCACTACGCTCTACCGTAACGATCATGTCAACGAACAAGAAGAACTGAATACGCATAACGCGCTAAACGACGCCGAGCTGAAAGTCGATGCCATCCAGCTCAAACTCACCCAGCTGATTTTGACCAGGTACCACGAGGAACAAATATGGTCCGATAAGATCAGAAGGGCCTCCACATGGGGTACATGGATCCTTATGGGCATcaatctttttctttttatccTCGCAACCTTCTTGGTCGAACCCTGGAAACGTAAGCGTCTCGTCGGCTCCTTTGAAGACAAAGTCAAGCAAGCGATCTTTGAAATGTCGGAAGTACAAGAAGGAAAATGGGACCAAATGATATTGCAGCAAAAAGAATCGGCCGCTCAACAGTCTGTTTCGACCCTCAAATCATGGTGGTTTAATTCCGACGACGATTCAGAGCCCAACAAATCTTCGGTATACCCAATGATCTTGACTCCAGTGGATAACTCCTGGCAGGGCCTCAAGACAACCATTCGCAGTCACTACAACGCATTAAGATCATCCACCATCAGCACACTACAATTCGAAAAATACGAGTTTGCCTGGTTTGCTACTACGATTACAATATTAGGATGTGCTTTAGGAAGCATTTTGACGgtatatttcaaataa
- a CDS encoding DEHA2G04180p (highly similar to uniprot|Q9P866 Candida albicans), with amino-acid sequence MVDYKRWMKELNDDTKISKLAIPGTHNSAACHTALPSVQCQGKSVTDQLNHGVRFLDIRVSKLFMKEGDEAKDLQVIHGKFPVKIPFPLKLTSVLDEVYDFLKDNKSETVIVSLKQEGPDSWNNDKDEFGKCIWDRYVDKNKDKWYLRSDMPRIGDARGKAILFRRFGVRDDKLRENFGFDAATWKYNTAEDDRGSFVVQDFCEIESPDDISKKVDYVKKLSEKAGNHNSSNNDPKLFINFCSGSNFFNHDCWPKQVADRMIEGKIQDTFKKGCGILVLDYVEDHDWKLVKSLVDKNF; translated from the coding sequence atGGTTGATTACAAGAGATGGATGAAAGAGCTTAATGACGATACAAAGATATCGAAGTTAGCTATTCCCGGTACCCACAATTCAGCAGCATGTCACACTGCTTTACCATCAGTGCAATGTCAAGGAAAATCTGTAACtgatcaattgaatcatGGTGTTAGATTTTTAGATATCAGAGTCTCTAAATTGTTTATGAAGGAAGGGGACGAAGCTAAGGATTTGCAAGTTATCCATGGTAAGTTCCCAGTGAAAATTCCATTCCCATTAAAGTTAACTTCTGTCTTAGATGAAGTTTATGACTTCTTGAAGGACAACAAGTCAGAAACTGTTATTGTTTCTCTTAAGCAAGAAGGTCCAGATTCTTGGAACAATGACAAAGATGAATTTGGTAAGTGTATCTGGGATCGTTATGTCGACAAGAACAAGGACAAATGGTACTTGCGCTCTGATATGCCAAGAATTGGCGATGCTAGAGGTAAGGCTATCTTATTCAGAAGATTCGGTGTTCGTGACGATAAGTTAAGagaaaattttggttttgatgCTGCTACATGGAAGTACAACACTGCCGAAGATGACCGTGGTAGTTTCGTCGTGCAAGATTTCTGTGAAATCGAAAGTCCAGACGATATTTCTAAAAAGGTTGATTACGTCAAGAAGTTGTCTGAAAAAGCTGGTAACCATAACTCTTCTAACAACGATCCAAAATTGTTCATCAACTTCTGCTCTGGTTCAAACTTCTTCAACCATGACTGCTGGCCAAAACAGGTCGCTGACAGAATGATCGAAGGTAAGATTCAAGATACTTTTAAGAAAGGTTGTGGTATTCTTGTCTTGGATTATGTTGAAGACCATGACTGGAAGCTTGTCAAGTCTTTAGTCGACAAAAACTTTTAA
- a CDS encoding DEHA2G04202p (similar to uniprot|P38142 Saccharomyces cerevisiae YBR241c or uniprot|P53142 Saccharomyces cerevisiae YGL104c), translating into MAESSNHRITFQLGWSTAIACSSTLQFGFHLAELNAPESVITCASHKAGPLPSYSDTFWYKHGFESCIPMANGIAMTTTIFTIGGLVSSIILGSNKVSTNFGRKSICITNSVFYFIGSLLMALSNSAMQMNIGRFLNGIGSGSSLVISPILINELTPINHRGFLGSSLQLAVVLGILLAQVVSFNWSNEQQWRYIFLFASGIAVFQFFMLFTTVESPKWLVLNQGDVHNATSILHDLRTDKSKVKHEINHWRRLSATVEDADHEPVESTSLLRCRDSIPLNSPASENGSLECGHITTGEFLTRKEHRRELLAVTTVMTAQQLCGMNALTFYGVSILSNVVPEGTNVLILTCSLSFCNVLSAFIAAPLIDKFARKSLLLTSIGGMGLSSLAIAFGLVHGYDILATVSCFVFIISFSVGLGPIPFIITPEFTAHDSVGPALSVGAAMNWSTNILLAYLFPIAQNYIGGNVFYIFFLISMAYIVCVLQLVPETLGYDAHGMIWNNFA; encoded by the exons ATGGCGGAAAGTAGTAATCATAGAATTACATTTCAATTAGGGTGGTCGACTGCAATTGCTTGCTCGAGTACATTGCAATTTGGATTTCATTTG GCAGAGCTAAATGCACCAGAATCAGTGATAACTTGTGCAAGTCACAAGGCCGGCCCATTACCGTCGTATTCTGATACGTTTTGGTATAAACATGGATTTGAAAGTTGTATTCCTATGGCGAATGGGATTGCTATGACTACTACTATATTCACTATCGGAGGACTTGTATCCTCAATTATACTAGGTTCCAATAAAGTATCTACGAATTTTGGAAGAAAATCCATATGCATTACCAATTCAGTTTTCTACTTCATTGGCTCGTTACTTATGGCTTTGTCCAACTCAGCAATGCAGATGAATATAGGAAGGTTTCTTAATGGAATTGGATCCGGTCTGTCACTAGTCATTTCCCccatattaataaatgaattgacTCCGATAAACCATCGAGGATTCTTAGGTTCTTCTTTACAATTGGCGGTTGTTTTGGGTATATTACTTGCTCAAGTAGTGTCATTTAACTGGTCGAATGAACAACAATGGAGGTATATTTTCCTCTTTGCAAGTGGTATTGCggttttccaatttttcatgttGTTTACTACTGTTGAGTCGCCCAAATGGTTGGTACTCAATCAAGGCGACGTACACAATGCTACATCGATATTACATGATTTAAGAACAGATAAGAGTAAGGTTAAGCACGAAATCAATCACTGGAGAAGATTATCTGCCACCGTGGAAGATGCGGACCACGAACCTGTTGAATCCACTTCCTTGTTGAGGTGTAGAGATTCAATCCCTCTTAATTCTCCTGCATCAGAAAATGGTTCCTTGGAATGTGGTCACATAACTACGGGTGAATTTTTAACTAGAAAGGAACATAGAAGGGAACTTTTGGCAGTGACTACAGTCATGACGGCACAACAGCTCTGTGGTATGAATGCTCTCACATTCTATGGGGTTTCAATCCTCTCTAATGTAGTTCCTGAAGGTACCAATGTACTTATTTTAACATgttcattatctttttgTAATGTTCTTTCAGCATTCATCGCAGCCCCTTTAATCGATAAATTCGCTAggaaatcattattattgactTCAATTGGAGGCATGGGTCTTTCATCCTTGGCAATAGCTTTTGGTCTAGTACATGGCTACGATATTCTCGCAACCGTTTCGTGCTTTGTTTTTATAATTAGCTTTTCGGTGGGTTTAGGTCCAATTCCATTCATCATAACACCAGAATTCACAGCGCACGATTCAGTTGGTCCTGCTCTATCTGTGGGTGCTGCCATGAATTGGTCTACCAATATCTTACTCGCTTATCTCTTTCCAATTGCTCAAAATTATATTGGGGGCAATGttttctatattttctttcttattAGCATGGCATATATTGTTTGTGTATTGCAATTGGTTCCAGAAACACTAGGCTATGATGCCCATGGCATGATCTGGAATAATTTCGCTTGA